From the Buteo buteo chromosome 1, bButBut1.hap1.1, whole genome shotgun sequence genome, one window contains:
- the LOC142029530 gene encoding uncharacterized protein LOC142029530 — protein MQGFQATTVTAFSVGAWQSVALKMFDEISKGQKELCELAVGWRLLTEILKEWKAECDANDRQKKAEISDNVSNEKVSAQVTAAATAAISAVAGRKPLTGKIRSYPYSPPPPPTPLITLPGDEGPSSPTGAAAEGVTPSAPPDENDVAINTELDSVGRTEIEGRKDSESHTECEGRTESESQSETEAEKSLIDTMRSLQLTDKTIPKEPLLGALPPSTITVVSRSPDQFWEGVRKYAADSGNWDLVERLSPCSLTPAFLKPLGKAAEAPVTFPVFKAAPGTNRHDDHNPTGWRVVQDLQNRVQNYGINSPEVMQLIRVISTDRLCPYDITHLAQVLFQPVQLHVFQSAWRQMARTAAQHNLRLLQGDLRLGLGEDALLGEGQYGSPQLQATWPPMALEQAQNIGLMAIKRPMDVAAPKRKYAAIRQGPTEPFLQFVEKISAALEKQVEDEVLRQILCKRLARDNADKDCQKIIQALPGDPSVPDMVAACSKAGTLEHTVTTIANAMRNSGKCCGCGSEGHINVTSPHKTSPGQICVMVSTPYPPVIIPKGTRIAQLVPFSSSISRAGQHLRCDGGFGSTGPPQFCWSQTVLSSRPHVTCTLLNHGRSPTTMQAHNGLPLDLCDRHHLEHPRGCGNINTISTKKLSVGHLGQYNRSRFSVHCNRITKPMNQ, from the exons ATGCAAGGCTTTCAAGCCACAACAGTTACTGCGTTTAGTGTGGGTGCATGGCAATCTGTGgccttgaaaatgtttgatgagatctctaaaggacagaaagagctgtgcGAGTTGGCGGTCGGATGGCGTTTACTAACTGAGATtctgaaagaatggaaagcagaatgtgATGCGAATGATcggcaaaagaaagctgagatatctgacaatgttagcaatgaaaaagtttctgctcaagtaacagctgcagccactgctgcaatctcagcagttgcgggcagaaaacccctcacaggcaaaatcagatcatacccttattcacctcctcctcctcctacgCCATTAATTACTTTACCGGGCGATGAGGGGCCCTCCTCACCTACTGGTGCTGCGGCAGAAGGGGTGACTCCATCAGCCCCCCCCGACGAGAATGATGTGGCGATTAACACCGAGCTGGACAGTGTGGGCCGTACTGAAATTGAGGGCCGAAAGGACAGTGAAAGTCACACTGAATGTGAGGGCCGAACGGAAAGTGAGAGCCAAAgtgaaactgaggcagaaaaatctctaattGACACTATgcgatctctgcagctcacagataaaACCATACCAAAAGAACCCCTGCTGggggctctccctccatccacaataACTGTGGTCTCGAGATCCCCTGATCAGTTCTGGGAGGGAGTTCGAAAATATGCTGCCGACTCTGGCAACTGGGATCTAGTAGAACGCCTCAGCCCGTGCTCTCTAACACCGGCGTTTCTCAAGCCTCTAggtaaagcagcagaggctcctgttacatttcctgttttcaaagctgctccaggcacaaaccGGCACGATGACCACAATCCAACCGGCTGGAGAgtagtgcaggatttgcagaatagagTACAAAACTACGGAATCAATTCTCCTGAGGTGATGCAACTTATTCGTGTAATCAGCACAGATCGGCTGTGTCCATATGACATTACGCATCTAGCACAGGTGCTGTTTCAGCCCGTACAATTGCACGTATTTCAATCTGcttggaggcagatggcacgcacagcagcacagcataatTTACGACTGCTACAGGGTGACCTGAGATTaggccttggagaggatgctttgcttggtgaagGGCAGTATGgtagccctcagctgcaggctacatggcCTCCGATGGCTCtcgaacaagcacaaaatataggcCTTATGGCAATAAAGCGACCCATGGACGTGGCAGCTCCGAAGCGAAAATATGCCGCTATCCGCCAAGGCCCCACAGAACCTtttttacaatttgtagaaaaaatatctgccgccctggaaaaacaggtagaagatgaggTCTTAAGGCAAATTCTATGCAAACGGTTGGCAAGAGATAATGCTGATAAGGACtgtcaaaagatcatacaggctttaccaggagatccttctgtccctgacatggtagctgcatgttctaaagctgggacactggaacacacggtgaccaccatagccaatgctatgagaaattctggaaagtgctgtgggtgtggcagtgaagggcacatcaatgtaacttctccacacaaaacatcaccaggtCAAATTTGTGTGATGGTTtcgaccccctacccaccagtAATAATCCCTAAAGGTACTCGTATTGCTCAACTTGTTCCTTTTTCGAGttctatttcaagagcaggacagcacctgcgatgcgatggaggcttcggctctacgggaccccctcagttctgctggtctcagactgtctTGTCATCCCGACCACATGTGACGTGCACGCTGTTGAATCACGGAAGATCGCCCACTACa atgcaGGCCCACAATGGACTCCCACTCGATTTGTGCGACcgtcatcatctggaacatcccagagggtgcggcaatataaataccatctcaaccaaaaaactaagtgtaggtcaccttggccaatataacaggtcaagattctctgtgcattgcaaccgcatcacaaagcccatgaaccaatag